The Musa acuminata AAA Group cultivar baxijiao chromosome BXJ1-3, Cavendish_Baxijiao_AAA, whole genome shotgun sequence genome window below encodes:
- the LOC135614926 gene encoding protein MIZU-KUSSEI 1-like: MRTIDMGRSTPRDSPSSPFSSSSTRRHFQWRINKCPKEGAAERKERDDQPDEEKAAPSFLASSSSCPCREETAAAAVPKKKRTASVADAAVSRLRSLLAAAPFLRRNRMAGLGAHVTGTLYGHRRGHVHLAFQADSKSCPVVLVELATATSALVREMASGLVRISLECERKSGGGGEKAETTTATRLVEEPLWRAYVNGKKCGFAVQRDCGPSDWKVLRAVEPVSMGAGVIPGDGGSTDRDVMYMRARFERVVGSKDSEAFYMMNPDNNGGPELSVYLLRV, from the coding sequence ATGAGGACCATCGACATGGGAAGAAGCACTCCTCGTGACTCCCCGTCCtcccctttctcttcctcctccaccagaAGACACTTCCAGTGGAGGATAAACAAGTGTCCCAAGGAAGGAGCAGCTGAGAGGAAGGAGCGAGATGACCAGCCGGATGAAGAGAAAGCCGCTCCCTCTTTCTTGGCCTCCTCCTCATCCTGTCCTTGCCGAGAAGAGACGGCCGCCGCTGCTGTGCCCAAGAAGAAGAGGACTGCTTCGGTCGCAGACGCTGCGGTCTCCAGGCTTCGGTCGCTTCTCGCGGCCGCGCCTTTCCTCCGCCGGAACCGGATGGCGGGCCTCGGCGCCCACGTCACGGGGACGCTCTACGGGCACCGGCGCGGCCACGTCCACCTCGCCTTCCAGGCGGACAGCAAGTCGTGCCCGGTGGTGCTGGTCGAGCTGGCCACGGCCACGAGCGCGCTCGTGCGCGAGATGGCCTCCGGCCTGGTGAGGATCTCGCTCGAGTGCGAGCGCAAGTCAGGCGGTGGCGGTGAGAAGGCGGAGACGACAACGGCGACGAGGCTGGTGGAGGAGCCGCTCTGGCGGGCGTACGTCAACGGCAAGAAGTGCGGGTTCGCGGTGCAGCGCGACTGCGGGCCGTCGGACTGGAAGGTACTGAGGGCCGTCGAGCCGGTGTCCATGGGGGCCGGTGTGATCCCAGGCGACGGCGGCAGCACCGACAGGGATGTGATGTACATGCGAGCAAGGTTTGAGAGGGTGGTCGGCTCCAAAGACTCGGAGGCCTTCTACATGATGAACCCCGACAACAACGGCGGCCCTGAGCTCAGTGTCTATCTTCTCAGAGTCTAA
- the LOC135636327 gene encoding uncharacterized protein LOC135636327 — MSLAKDRNREGSQVCPLELFGMMLREGETSDSFGSYTGSLLPFLSDPGNSSSTAYVHGTMNSPPQEVLSFIDCRTTSSEHWAYSNAWVLSFEQGDDEGECAAWIDAMGQNCQLNRPDITRRTADSGLIQELESGYGSVRSPVKEKPRAAAAVDGLQESMEQKRPRTYACDMQSPKKQCGNARKTKDKSSPSEDPQSIAAKVFSFICPVSIGFSNMA; from the exons ATGTCCCTCGCAAAAGATCGTAATCGAGAAGGCTCACAAGTGTGCCCGCTTGAGCTATTCGGTATGATGCTCCGAGAGGGAGAAACGTCTGATTCCTTCGGGAGCTACACTGGCAGTCTTCTTCCTTTCCTATCAGACCCTGGCAATTCGTCCAGCACTGCGTACGTGCATGGTACGATGAATTCCCCGCCCCAAGAAGTCCTCTCTTTCATCGACTGTAGAACCACCTCATCCGAACACTGGGCCTACTCCAACGCTTGGGTGCTTAGTTTCGAGCAAGGCGACGACGAGGGCGAATGCGCTGCCTGGATTGACGCCATGGGTCAGAATTGCCAGTTGAATCGCCCTGATATCACGCGCCGAACTGCCGATTCCGGGCTGATTCAGGAGCTGGAAAGCGGGTATGGTTCGGTAAGAAGCCCCGTGAAGGAGAAGCCCCGTGCAGCAGCTGCTGTTGATGGCCTTCAAGAAAGCATGGAGCAAAAGCGCCCGCGCACG TACGCATGTGATATGCAAAGTCCCAAGAAGCAGTGCGGTAATGCTAGGAAGACCAAAGACAAGTCTAGCCCATCCGAGGATCCTCAGAGTATTGCAGCAAAGGTGTTCTCATTCATCTGCCCCGTCTCCATCGGGTTCAGTAATATGGCTTGA